A genomic segment from Bacillus sp. B-jedd encodes:
- a CDS encoding enoyl-CoA hydratase-related protein — MDQILFEKRDYIGVITLNRPEVMNAFNYDTLCRLEEVVKEVSNDNDVRVVIFTGAGGKAFSVGADLKERRTLTVEQVLRNVGKISEVFSLVDLMPQPTIAAINGFCFGGGMELALACDFRIAEEGIQLGLTETSLAIIPGAGGTQRLPRLIGQAKALELILGAHRLTAGEANKYGLLTRIAGDGRAMELSVEFAKNLLNNGPIALRQAKLAIKQGMETDLQTGLKIERQAYEALIPTEDRVEALQAFSEKRRPNFQGK, encoded by the coding sequence ATGGATCAAATTCTATTTGAAAAAAGAGATTATATTGGTGTTATTACCCTCAACAGGCCCGAAGTGATGAATGCATTCAACTATGACACGCTTTGCAGGCTGGAGGAAGTGGTCAAGGAAGTAAGCAACGACAACGATGTTCGCGTCGTAATCTTTACGGGCGCCGGCGGAAAAGCGTTCAGTGTCGGGGCGGACTTAAAGGAAAGAAGGACCCTGACCGTTGAGCAGGTGCTGAGGAATGTCGGCAAAATCAGTGAAGTCTTCAGTCTCGTCGATCTTATGCCGCAGCCGACCATCGCCGCCATAAACGGTTTTTGCTTCGGGGGCGGAATGGAGCTTGCCCTGGCGTGCGATTTCAGGATTGCGGAAGAGGGTATCCAGCTAGGGTTGACAGAAACGAGTCTGGCGATCATACCGGGAGCTGGCGGGACGCAGCGGCTTCCAAGGCTGATAGGACAGGCGAAGGCGCTAGAGCTTATCCTCGGCGCACACCGCCTGACGGCCGGGGAAGCGAATAAATATGGGCTGCTGACACGGATTGCCGGGGATGGCCGGGCGATGGAACTGAGTGTTGAATTTGCGAAAAATCTCCTCAATAACGGACCGATTGCCCTCAGACAGGCAAAACTGGCAATCAAGCAGGGGATGGAGACGGATTTGCAGACCGGCCTGAAAATCGAGCGGCAGGCTTACGAAGCGCTCATCCCAACTGAGGACAGGGTAGAAGCGCTGCAAGCGTTCAGCGAAAAGCGGCGACCTAATTTTCAGGGGAAATAG
- a CDS encoding MBL fold metallo-hydrolase, with the protein MKLTIIGQWGGYPKKNGASTGYLLEQDGYKLLIDCGSGVLAKMQNVVQPEELDAVILSHYHPDHVADISVLYHARLIQGFLKGKLPVLPIYGHKEDDAEFRKLTHDGVTKGFAYKPGAALQIGPFDITFLKTVHPVPCYAMRFEAGGKSIVYTADSAFKEEFIPFSKNADVLLCECNFYAHQSGQGAGHMTSTEAGRFARRSEAGQLILTHLPHYGELNNLVEEASKEYSGKIRLADEFMVVEL; encoded by the coding sequence ATGAAATTGACGATTATTGGCCAGTGGGGCGGCTATCCGAAGAAAAATGGCGCCAGCACAGGGTATTTGCTTGAGCAAGATGGCTATAAGCTGCTCATTGATTGTGGCAGCGGTGTGTTGGCGAAAATGCAAAATGTGGTACAGCCGGAGGAATTGGATGCTGTCATCCTGTCGCATTACCATCCAGACCACGTCGCAGACATCAGTGTTTTATACCATGCCAGGCTCATCCAAGGTTTCCTTAAAGGGAAATTGCCGGTTCTCCCGATCTACGGCCATAAAGAGGATGATGCCGAATTCAGGAAGCTCACCCACGATGGGGTAACGAAAGGATTTGCCTATAAACCAGGTGCGGCTCTTCAAATAGGTCCGTTTGACATCACCTTTTTGAAAACAGTCCACCCGGTTCCTTGCTATGCGATGAGATTCGAAGCGGGAGGCAAGTCGATTGTCTACACAGCCGATAGCGCGTTCAAGGAAGAGTTCATCCCGTTCAGCAAAAATGCCGATGTCCTGTTGTGCGAGTGCAATTTTTATGCCCATCAGTCAGGACAGGGTGCCGGCCATATGACGAGCACGGAAGCAGGCAGATTTGCAAGGCGCTCAGAAGCCGGGCAGCTGATTTTGACCCATCTTCCGCATTACGGCGAACTCAACAACCTTGTTGAGGAGGCTTCAAAGGAATACAGCGGCAAGATTAGGCTTGCCGACGAATTCATGGTGGTGGAGCTGTAG
- a CDS encoding YhgE/Pip domain-containing protein, with protein sequence MKNIMIKQEMAAILKNRKLLIPIIAVMFIPVLYAGMFLWAFWDPYAKLADLPVAVVNSDTGAEFNGEDLQLGNDLVDKLKDSKEFDFELVGKEQGYKQLKNQKYYMLIEIPADFSENATTLLDENPEKLKLIYVPNESYNFLSAQIGGTAVDKIKASLSEKVTETYAETMFDKIGDLADGVKKASEGAGQVSDGSSELQAGSAQLNDGLKTLAGKAVEFSEGANKLNAGAAKVSEGNKQLASGMAELQGGHQKITAGAEQVKAGADQLASGAARSREGLEMLKGKLPAMMEGTDKLQQGANALNAKTGEWQKGSQAAASGAASLNAGIDELVQGLQPMLASLPEQQRKVYEEKLAALKAGSSQLAVATGQLSDGAGKIQAGTSTLAGGLADLKNGEVQASQGVDALAKGSSELEAGAKKLSEGQGQVVSGLKTYEAEFAKAKAGADELAAGSSELSGGTSQLAAGTGALKTGTGKLADGSEQLAKGTSELAAGSKELADKLSDGANEASGVKADDKTYNMMADPVKVKNEKINEVPNYGTGFAPYFLSLGLFVGALLLSIVFPLREAAGTPRNGLSWFLGKFGILAGIGVVQALLADAILLGALGIHVESIPLFILFSIVTSLTFITLIQVLVTTLGDPGRFLAIIILILQLTTSAGTFPLELIPGFLQHFNAFLPMTYSVAGFKAVISSGDFAFMTQNMLVLIGFSVVFALGTLGYFITMHKKKYAILAN encoded by the coding sequence GTGAAAAACATCATGATTAAACAGGAAATGGCAGCTATTTTGAAAAACAGAAAGCTTCTGATTCCAATCATTGCCGTTATGTTCATTCCTGTTTTATATGCGGGAATGTTCCTCTGGGCTTTCTGGGATCCTTATGCAAAACTCGCCGATTTACCCGTCGCCGTCGTCAACAGTGATACGGGGGCCGAGTTTAATGGAGAAGACCTCCAGCTTGGAAATGATCTTGTTGATAAATTGAAAGACAGTAAGGAATTTGATTTTGAGCTAGTAGGAAAAGAACAGGGATATAAGCAGTTGAAGAACCAGAAATACTATATGCTGATTGAAATCCCCGCCGACTTTTCCGAAAATGCAACTACCTTGCTTGATGAAAATCCTGAAAAACTAAAACTGATTTATGTGCCGAATGAAAGCTACAACTTCCTATCGGCGCAAATTGGCGGGACCGCGGTTGATAAGATAAAAGCTTCCCTTTCGGAAAAAGTGACTGAAACATACGCGGAAACAATGTTTGATAAAATTGGCGACCTGGCCGATGGAGTGAAAAAGGCCAGCGAAGGTGCCGGACAAGTTAGTGACGGATCGTCTGAATTGCAGGCGGGTTCTGCCCAATTGAATGATGGGCTTAAGACTCTTGCCGGCAAAGCGGTTGAATTTTCCGAAGGCGCCAATAAGCTTAATGCCGGCGCCGCCAAGGTCAGTGAAGGAAATAAACAGCTTGCCTCTGGCATGGCGGAACTCCAGGGCGGGCATCAGAAGATTACAGCCGGAGCCGAACAGGTGAAAGCAGGCGCGGACCAGCTTGCATCAGGAGCTGCGCGTTCCAGGGAAGGGCTTGAGATGCTGAAAGGTAAGCTCCCAGCGATGATGGAAGGGACTGACAAGCTCCAACAGGGTGCAAATGCCTTGAATGCGAAAACGGGTGAATGGCAAAAAGGTTCACAGGCAGCTGCTTCTGGCGCCGCATCACTCAATGCAGGCATCGATGAACTTGTCCAGGGGCTGCAGCCGATGCTCGCAAGCCTTCCAGAACAGCAGCGTAAAGTATATGAAGAAAAGTTGGCCGCACTTAAAGCCGGAAGCTCCCAGCTGGCAGTCGCAACAGGCCAGCTGAGCGATGGCGCGGGTAAAATTCAGGCAGGAACTTCAACGCTAGCCGGGGGCCTCGCTGATTTGAAAAACGGAGAAGTACAGGCCAGCCAAGGAGTGGATGCTCTTGCAAAAGGAAGCAGTGAGCTTGAAGCTGGTGCGAAAAAACTATCCGAAGGACAGGGACAAGTCGTTTCCGGTTTAAAAACCTATGAGGCGGAGTTTGCGAAAGCGAAAGCGGGAGCTGATGAATTGGCCGCCGGTTCTTCCGAGCTGTCAGGCGGAACAAGCCAACTGGCCGCTGGTACGGGCGCCCTTAAAACAGGTACTGGAAAGCTTGCCGATGGTTCTGAACAACTGGCAAAAGGCACATCTGAATTGGCCGCCGGTTCCAAAGAACTTGCTGACAAACTTTCAGACGGAGCAAATGAAGCATCCGGGGTGAAGGCCGATGATAAAACGTACAATATGATGGCCGATCCGGTTAAAGTGAAAAACGAGAAAATCAATGAAGTGCCAAACTATGGGACAGGCTTTGCTCCATACTTCCTGTCACTCGGATTGTTCGTCGGCGCCTTGCTGCTTTCAATCGTATTCCCATTAAGGGAAGCGGCGGGAACCCCGAGAAACGGGTTAAGCTGGTTCCTCGGCAAGTTCGGCATTCTCGCCGGCATTGGCGTTGTCCAGGCCTTGCTTGCGGACGCCATCCTTTTAGGCGCGCTGGGGATCCATGTTGAAAGCATTCCATTATTCATTCTGTTCTCAATCGTAACGAGCCTGACATTCATCACACTCATCCAGGTTCTTGTGACAACACTTGGCGATCCTGGCCGTTTCCTGGCCATTATCATTTTGATTCTACAGCTGACAACAAGCGCTGGTACATTCCCGCTTGAATTGATCCCGGGCTTCCTGCAGCACTTCAATGCATTTTTGCCAATGACCTACTCAGTGGCCGGATTCAAGGCAGTCATCTCAAGCGGTGATTTCGCCTTTATGACGCAAAATATGCTTGTGCTGATTGGATTCAGCGTTGTGTTCGCGCTTGGAACATTGGGCTATTTCATCACAATGCACAAAAAGAAATACGCCATTTTGGCGAACTAA
- a CDS encoding TetR/AcrR family transcriptional regulator codes for MSIDRRQHIIEAATKSFSLFGYKATTMDQVARLANVGKGTIYTFFKNKEELFDEIITSLIKEMKREADEAFKPGLSFHENVHRSLYKMLEFRKEHQLTIKLFQEEKEMGTPAVMEVLATLEQAILNYMKEKVKAAINSGEIGECDPEVTAFIILKLYVSLIFDWEKYHQPLEKEEIARIFERYIFQGLRKNN; via the coding sequence TTGTCAATCGACAGGAGGCAGCATATTATTGAAGCTGCGACAAAGTCATTCTCGTTATTCGGCTATAAGGCCACAACAATGGATCAGGTAGCTAGGCTTGCCAATGTTGGAAAGGGCACCATTTATACTTTTTTCAAAAATAAAGAAGAGCTGTTCGATGAAATCATTACTTCCCTTATCAAGGAAATGAAAAGGGAGGCAGATGAAGCCTTTAAACCCGGGCTTTCCTTCCATGAGAATGTCCATCGCTCATTGTATAAAATGCTGGAGTTCCGCAAAGAGCATCAGCTGACAATTAAGCTTTTTCAGGAAGAAAAGGAAATGGGAACGCCCGCAGTTATGGAAGTACTCGCCACACTTGAACAGGCGATTCTCAACTATATGAAGGAAAAAGTGAAGGCTGCCATCAATAGCGGAGAAATTGGCGAATGCGATCCGGAAGTAACAGCTTTTATTATTTTAAAGCTTTATGTGTCATTGATTTTTGATTGGGAGAAATATCATCAGCCACTTGAAAAAGAAGAAATCGCCCGCATTTTTGAAAGGTATATCTTCCAAGGGCTGAGAAAGAACAATTAA
- a CDS encoding lipoate--protein ligase — protein sequence MLFIDNKGITDPRINLAIEEYALKNLDIDRTYLLFYINEPSIIIGKNQNTIEEINTDYVEDNGIHVVRRLSGGGAVYHDLGNLNFSFITKDDGESFHNFRKFTEPVVAALARLGVNAELSGRNDITVDGRKISGNAQFSTKGRMFSHGTLMLDSEIDAVVAALKVKKEKIESKGIKSIRSRVANISEFLDRKITMEEFRSMLLNYIFDGAEDIPEYKLTDEDWQKIHELSKERYQNWDWNYGRSPKFNLQRSKRFPVGSIDLRLTVEKGHIENCKIYGDFFGVGDVSEIEEKLKGIRYDRSDIAAALENVEIRHYFGNITKDEFIELVY from the coding sequence ATGCTGTTTATTGATAACAAGGGAATTACAGACCCGCGCATTAATCTGGCCATAGAGGAGTATGCACTGAAAAACCTCGATATTGATCGGACATATCTGCTCTTTTACATTAATGAGCCTTCGATTATTATCGGTAAGAACCAGAATACAATCGAGGAAATCAATACCGATTACGTTGAAGATAACGGAATCCACGTCGTCCGCAGGCTGTCAGGCGGCGGAGCGGTGTACCACGACCTCGGCAACCTTAATTTCAGTTTCATCACGAAGGATGACGGAGAAAGCTTCCACAATTTTCGGAAGTTCACCGAGCCGGTTGTCGCGGCGCTTGCAAGGCTGGGCGTTAATGCAGAATTAAGCGGCCGGAATGACATTACGGTCGACGGCCGGAAAATATCCGGTAACGCGCAGTTCTCCACTAAGGGCAGGATGTTCAGCCACGGCACGCTCATGCTTGATTCGGAGATTGATGCCGTTGTCGCCGCGTTAAAAGTGAAAAAAGAGAAGATTGAATCAAAAGGCATCAAATCGATTAGGAGCCGGGTCGCCAACATTTCCGAGTTCCTGGACAGGAAGATCACGATGGAAGAGTTCCGCTCCATGCTTCTGAACTATATTTTTGACGGGGCAGAGGACATTCCTGAATATAAACTGACTGACGAAGACTGGCAGAAAATCCATGAACTTTCTAAAGAACGGTACCAGAATTGGGATTGGAACTACGGCCGCTCGCCGAAATTCAATCTCCAGCGTTCAAAACGTTTCCCAGTCGGTTCGATTGATTTAAGGCTCACAGTTGAAAAGGGCCATATCGAAAATTGCAAAATTTACGGCGACTTCTTCGGAGTCGGTGACGTTTCCGAGATTGAAGAAAAGCTGAAAGGCATCCGCTACGACAGGTCTGACATAGCCGCGGCGCTTGAAAATGTGGAAATCAGGCATTACTTCGGCAACATTACCAAAGATGAATTTATTGAGCTGGTCTATTAA
- a CDS encoding DUF871 domain-containing protein gives MLGISIYLSEPVAGQEPYIRKMKEHGFDSIFTSLHIPEDDPSRYRDELKQLGAIARELNMELVPDISPNSLKHLGCTWENADSLLEWGLSGLRVDYGVEPETIALLSQKMKVALNASTLTREEITALKKCGLNTSSVEAWHNFYPRPETGLDRESFRNKNRMLKEEGITVMAFIPGNRQRRGPLFKGLPTLEDHRDSSPFAAFLDLKENEGVDKTLVGDPELSDSALQQFSAYRDDVFYLRASAFSSDQPLLETLSATQSNRQDSARDVIRSMESRMYALIGTKDVPALNAVERPTGSITIDNEKYGRYQGEVQITKRDLAADEKVNVVGRVIEEDLPLLPFVKGGCKFMLRWV, from the coding sequence ATGCTTGGTATTTCAATTTATTTATCTGAACCTGTCGCGGGTCAGGAGCCGTATATCCGCAAAATGAAGGAACATGGATTCGATTCGATTTTCACCTCCCTCCACATTCCCGAGGATGATCCCTCTCGATACCGTGATGAGCTGAAACAGCTCGGTGCCATTGCCCGTGAGCTGAATATGGAACTGGTCCCTGATATTTCGCCCAATTCACTCAAGCATCTCGGCTGCACATGGGAAAACGCCGATTCGCTGCTCGAGTGGGGTTTGAGTGGGCTCAGGGTCGACTACGGAGTAGAGCCTGAAACCATCGCCCTTCTTTCGCAAAAAATGAAGGTCGCGCTGAACGCAAGCACCCTTACAAGGGAAGAAATCACCGCCTTGAAAAAGTGCGGCCTAAACACGTCATCCGTTGAGGCATGGCACAATTTCTATCCACGGCCGGAAACTGGCCTCGATCGCGAGAGCTTCCGGAACAAAAACCGGATGCTGAAAGAAGAAGGCATTACAGTTATGGCTTTTATTCCAGGTAATCGGCAAAGGCGCGGTCCCTTGTTCAAAGGTTTGCCTACGCTCGAGGACCATAGAGATTCCTCCCCTTTCGCTGCCTTTCTCGACTTGAAGGAGAATGAAGGGGTTGATAAAACTCTCGTTGGCGACCCTGAGTTGTCAGATTCAGCCTTGCAGCAATTTTCCGCTTACAGGGATGACGTATTTTACTTGCGGGCAAGCGCGTTTTCAAGCGACCAGCCCCTTCTTGAAACACTGTCTGCGACCCAGTCCAATCGCCAGGACAGCGCCCGTGATGTTATCCGTTCAATGGAATCACGGATGTACGCGCTAATTGGCACGAAAGATGTTCCTGCCCTTAATGCCGTGGAAAGGCCAACCGGATCAATTACAATCGATAATGAAAAATACGGACGCTACCAAGGCGAAGTCCAGATAACGAAAAGAGATTTGGCGGCTGATGAAAAAGTGAATGTCGTTGGACGGGTAATCGAAGAAGACCTGCCGCTGCTCCCTTTTGTTAAAGGCGGCTGCAAGTTCATGCTGAGATGGGTTTAG
- the murQ gene encoding N-acetylmuramic acid 6-phosphate etherase encodes MLDKLTTEKRNDRTMDLDLMSVKEILETMNKEDQTVPLSVAGEIPQIEKAVTKTISSFRQGGRLIYLGAGTSGRLGVLDAVECVPTFGSQPEMVQGFIAGGMKAFTKAVEGAEDDELLGVEDLKGISVNSNDTVIGIAASGRTPYVIGALKYARTQGATTVSISCNKNSEISKYAEIAIEVETGPEVLTGSTRLKAGTAQKLVLNMISTASMIGIGKVYKNLMVDVQSTNKKLVERSKRIIMQAAETDYDTAAEYYEKADRNVKAAIIMILLNCSYEEAAQKLEESNGFIRKTK; translated from the coding sequence ATGCTTGATAAACTGACAACAGAAAAAAGGAACGACAGGACAATGGACCTGGATTTAATGTCTGTGAAAGAAATCCTTGAAACGATGAACAAGGAAGACCAGACCGTTCCCCTATCCGTCGCAGGAGAAATCCCGCAAATCGAAAAAGCGGTCACGAAGACCATTTCATCGTTCCGCCAAGGCGGGCGCCTGATTTATCTTGGAGCCGGGACAAGCGGGAGACTTGGGGTTCTTGATGCAGTCGAATGCGTACCGACATTCGGTTCCCAGCCGGAAATGGTACAGGGTTTTATAGCGGGTGGCATGAAAGCGTTCACAAAGGCTGTTGAAGGCGCGGAGGATGACGAATTGCTCGGAGTCGAAGACTTAAAGGGTATTTCCGTCAATTCCAATGATACTGTCATAGGCATCGCAGCCAGCGGCAGGACTCCTTATGTGATTGGCGCTTTGAAATATGCAAGGACACAAGGGGCGACAACAGTCAGCATCAGCTGCAACAAGAATAGCGAAATCAGCAAATATGCCGAAATCGCCATTGAAGTCGAGACCGGGCCTGAAGTATTGACCGGATCGACAAGGCTGAAAGCCGGCACCGCCCAAAAGCTGGTCCTCAACATGATTTCAACAGCTTCGATGATTGGCATCGGCAAAGTGTACAAAAACCTCATGGTTGACGTTCAATCCACCAATAAGAAACTTGTGGAACGGTCCAAGCGCATCATCATGCAGGCAGCCGAAACCGATTATGACACCGCAGCCGAGTATTATGAGAAGGCTGACCGGAATGTGAAGGCAGCGATCATCATGATCCTCCTCAATTGCTCGTATGAGGAAGCTGCCCAAAAGCTCGAGGAATCAAACGGATTCATTAGAAAGACCAAATAG
- a CDS encoding fatty acid--CoA ligase family protein — MNLSTRLHETAQAMPEKSAYVFMGNPTSYGELDAAITKFASGLERLGIKKGDHIALLLGNSPYFVISLYGALRLGATVIPVNPIYSPDEIGYILTNADVKAVISLDLLIPVAEKSHQLLPKIEHYIICDSNQPEAEGLHKEELSIYPKLKAFTDVLATGRLDFAGPELHENDTAVILYTSGTTGKPKGAMLTQKNLYSNAIDIADYLNMNEQDRIVTVLPMFHVFCLTVALNAPLMSGATMLIAPKFSPKDIFDLAREQEATIFAGVPTMYNFLLQYANAGGNPEDFTSLRLAVSGGASMPVALLYNFEKKFNVRVSEGYGLSEASPVTCFNPLDRERKPGSIGMSIVNVENRVVDELGEEVPPGQVGELIVRGPNVMKGYYKMPEETAATIRDSWLYTGDLARMDDEGYFYIVDRKKDLVIVGGYNVYPREVEEVLYDHSEIIEAAVVGIPDPDFGEAVIAYAVSKNPALTEEELLDFCSERLAKYKVPSKIEFLEELPKNTTGKILRRALRTQVTEAAKQ, encoded by the coding sequence TTGAACCTATCGACCAGGCTTCACGAGACTGCACAGGCCATGCCGGAAAAAAGCGCTTATGTATTCATGGGCAACCCGACATCTTATGGGGAGCTCGATGCCGCCATTACCAAATTTGCCTCAGGGCTGGAGCGGCTTGGCATTAAAAAAGGCGACCATATCGCCCTGCTGCTCGGAAACTCGCCATACTTTGTCATCAGCCTTTATGGCGCGCTCCGCCTCGGAGCCACCGTCATACCAGTCAATCCCATCTACAGTCCGGACGAAATCGGCTATATCCTGACCAATGCCGATGTGAAGGCAGTCATCTCGCTGGATCTGCTGATTCCTGTCGCTGAAAAGTCACACCAGCTCCTTCCAAAAATTGAGCACTATATTATTTGCGATTCCAACCAGCCTGAAGCGGAAGGCCTACATAAAGAGGAACTAAGCATCTACCCGAAATTGAAGGCGTTTACAGACGTCCTCGCTACCGGCAGACTTGATTTTGCAGGCCCTGAACTGCATGAAAATGATACCGCTGTCATTCTTTATACGTCAGGGACGACAGGCAAGCCAAAGGGCGCAATGCTGACGCAAAAGAACCTTTACAGCAATGCGATCGATATTGCCGATTATTTAAATATGAATGAGCAGGATAGAATTGTTACGGTCCTGCCAATGTTCCATGTATTCTGCTTGACCGTCGCCCTGAATGCGCCGCTGATGTCGGGCGCTACTATGCTGATCGCGCCAAAGTTCAGCCCTAAGGATATCTTTGACCTTGCACGCGAACAGGAAGCGACGATTTTCGCGGGCGTGCCCACGATGTATAACTTCCTTCTCCAGTATGCAAACGCAGGCGGAAATCCGGAGGACTTTACATCACTCCGCCTTGCTGTTTCAGGAGGGGCGTCGATGCCGGTCGCGCTTCTGTATAATTTTGAAAAGAAATTCAATGTCCGGGTTTCAGAAGGCTATGGCCTGTCCGAAGCATCTCCCGTTACTTGCTTCAATCCGCTTGACCGCGAGCGGAAGCCAGGTTCGATCGGAATGTCGATTGTCAATGTCGAGAACAGGGTGGTCGACGAACTCGGCGAGGAAGTGCCTCCCGGCCAGGTAGGTGAATTGATTGTCAGGGGCCCGAATGTTATGAAGGGCTACTATAAAATGCCGGAAGAAACAGCTGCTACGATCCGCGACAGCTGGCTGTATACCGGCGACCTCGCCCGGATGGACGATGAGGGCTATTTCTACATCGTCGACCGGAAAAAGGACCTGGTCATCGTTGGCGGCTACAATGTTTACCCGCGCGAGGTTGAGGAAGTGCTTTATGATCACTCCGAAATCATTGAAGCAGCCGTCGTCGGCATTCCTGACCCGGACTTCGGTGAAGCGGTCATTGCATATGCCGTTTCCAAAAATCCCGCTCTTACTGAAGAGGAACTGCTTGATTTTTGCAGTGAGCGCCTGGCGAAATACAAGGTGCCATCCAAAATAGAATTCCTTGAAGAACTGCCGAAGAACACCACAGGGAAAATTTTGCGCAGGGCGTTGCGGACCCAGGTAACCGAGGCGGCAAAACAATAA
- a CDS encoding PTS transporter subunit EIIC: MKKEQRMANDILQHIGGKDNVRGVAHCMTRLRLSLKDDSKADIAALKNIDGVMGVVEDDNLQIVVGPGTVNKVAAEMSTLTGLRVGEEANADDLTLEERAALNHSKVKKKNNTPIKNLLRRIGSIFIPLIPGLVASGLINGAVNFAKNAGVDPTQTWMQILLVLGGAVFGSLAVLVGWNTAREFGGTPVLGAIAGIVLFSPGLAEINVFGEALIPGRGGLFGVIFAAWLMTVVEKRVRNFVPSSVDIIFTSLITVLIVGFFSLFVIMPVAGVLADGITSGLKAILDVGGVVAGAILAGFFLPLVMVGLHHGLTPIHLELINSIGNTPLLPILAMAGAGQVGAAIAIFTKTKNKRLRNIIKGGLPVGFLGIGEPLLYGVTLPLGRPFITACLGGAVGGAFQAVMKTAAAAVGVSGLSLTPLIVENKFIYYLIGIALAYVFGFIFTYLFGFKEEMADNI, encoded by the coding sequence GTGAAAAAAGAACAACGCATGGCCAATGATATTCTTCAGCATATCGGCGGCAAGGACAATGTGAGAGGCGTGGCCCACTGTATGACCCGCCTTCGCCTCAGCTTGAAGGATGATTCCAAGGCGGATATCGCGGCACTGAAAAATATCGACGGTGTGATGGGCGTGGTCGAGGATGACAATCTGCAAATCGTTGTCGGCCCAGGTACAGTGAACAAAGTTGCCGCAGAAATGAGTACGCTTACGGGACTTCGTGTCGGAGAAGAAGCAAATGCCGATGATCTGACACTAGAAGAAAGAGCGGCCCTGAATCACTCGAAGGTCAAAAAGAAAAACAATACGCCAATAAAGAACCTGCTGCGCAGGATTGGAAGCATCTTCATTCCGCTTATTCCAGGTCTTGTTGCTTCGGGTCTCATTAACGGGGCAGTCAACTTCGCGAAAAACGCTGGCGTTGATCCTACACAAACATGGATGCAAATCCTTCTTGTCCTAGGCGGAGCGGTATTCGGATCGCTGGCAGTGCTTGTCGGCTGGAATACAGCAAGGGAATTCGGCGGAACACCGGTCCTTGGCGCGATTGCCGGTATTGTCCTGTTCAGCCCAGGCCTTGCGGAAATTAATGTATTTGGTGAAGCGCTCATACCAGGGCGAGGCGGCCTCTTTGGTGTCATTTTTGCCGCATGGCTCATGACTGTAGTTGAAAAACGAGTAAGGAATTTTGTTCCGAGTTCAGTTGATATTATCTTTACATCCCTTATTACGGTTTTAATTGTCGGATTCTTTTCACTGTTTGTCATCATGCCAGTCGCGGGCGTCCTTGCTGACGGTATCACTTCTGGATTGAAAGCGATTCTTGATGTTGGCGGCGTTGTCGCAGGTGCGATTCTTGCCGGATTCTTCCTGCCGCTCGTCATGGTCGGCCTGCATCACGGCTTGACACCGATTCACCTGGAGCTCATTAACTCCATTGGCAACACTCCGCTTCTTCCAATACTGGCAATGGCTGGTGCAGGCCAGGTTGGTGCGGCAATTGCTATTTTCACAAAAACAAAGAATAAGAGACTCCGCAACATCATCAAAGGTGGTCTCCCAGTTGGTTTCCTAGGCATCGGCGAACCGCTTCTTTACGGGGTTACCCTGCCGCTTGGACGCCCGTTCATCACAGCTTGTCTCGGCGGCGCCGTCGGCGGTGCGTTCCAGGCTGTCATGAAAACAGCCGCAGCAGCGGTCGGCGTATCCGGCCTGTCCCTGACTCCGCTGATTGTTGAAAACAAGTTTATCTATTACTTAATCGGCATTGCCCTTGCTTACGTATTCGGCTTCATTTTCACTTACCTGTTTGGTTTCAAAGAGGAAATGGCGGATAATATTTAA